The Halomicronema hongdechloris C2206 genome includes a window with the following:
- a CDS encoding amylo-alpha-1,6-glucosidase, translating into MTVPLGRDICGDLPHAERREWLVTNGIGGYGCGTIAGLLSRHYHGLLVAALKPPLQRTLLLAKLDEQVIYGGQVYALGCNRWADGAVIPQGYRLIERFCLEGTVPVWTFAIADGLLEKRVWMEQGANTTYVRYTLVRASQPLTLSLQALVNYRDHHGNPQGPGWQMQGRPRPQGIEIRAFEGAVPFYLLAAGAEISPAHSWYRHYALAVEQYRGIYPYDDHLHGATVTVDLAVGQSLTLVASTGPDADLNGEAALRRQRLHEQGLLQQWHAAAGQDHPAWVHQLVLAADQFVVGRTVAGTPGKTVIAGYPWFGDWGRDTMIALPGLAIATGRPAIARPILRTFAQYLDQGMLPNLFPEAGESPGYNTVDAILWYFEALRAYYQASQDQALLAELFPALAEVIEWHQRGSRYQIHLDSDGLIYAGEPGVQLTWMDAKVDDWVVTPRIGKPIEISALWYNALVAMAQFAPVLGKSATPYQQLAEQTRQGFQRFWPGNRGYCYDVLDGPEGDDTSLRPNQIVAVALPASELLGPSLLSPVQQRAVVDSVAQHLVTSYGLRSLAADAPQYQGHYGGDRWQRDGAYHQGPVWGWLIGPFVQAHLKVYGDSSLARRFLAPLADHLSDGCIGSLSEIFDGDPPHRPRGAFAQAWTVAEVLRAYRLTVEAPREYQATTGLDMT; encoded by the coding sequence ATGACTGTGCCACTGGGACGGGATATTTGCGGTGACTTGCCTCATGCGGAACGGCGAGAGTGGTTGGTTACCAATGGCATCGGCGGCTATGGCTGTGGCACCATTGCCGGGCTGTTGAGCCGCCATTACCACGGACTGTTGGTGGCGGCCCTGAAGCCCCCCCTGCAGAGGACTTTGCTGCTGGCTAAGTTGGATGAACAGGTGATTTATGGCGGCCAGGTCTATGCCCTGGGCTGCAATCGCTGGGCTGATGGTGCCGTGATCCCCCAGGGGTACCGGCTGATCGAGCGGTTTTGCCTAGAGGGCACCGTGCCCGTGTGGACCTTTGCCATCGCCGATGGGCTGCTGGAGAAGCGGGTCTGGATGGAGCAGGGGGCCAATACCACCTATGTCCGCTATACCCTGGTCCGAGCCAGCCAACCCCTGACCCTGTCGCTGCAGGCCCTGGTCAACTACCGCGATCACCATGGCAATCCCCAGGGACCTGGCTGGCAGATGCAGGGGCGGCCTCGACCCCAGGGGATTGAAATTCGGGCCTTTGAGGGGGCCGTACCGTTTTATCTGCTGGCGGCAGGGGCTGAGATCTCCCCGGCCCATAGCTGGTATCGGCACTACGCCCTGGCAGTGGAGCAATACCGGGGCATTTATCCCTATGATGATCATCTCCATGGGGCCACGGTGACGGTTGATCTGGCGGTGGGCCAGTCCCTGACCCTGGTGGCCAGTACTGGGCCAGATGCGGATCTAAACGGGGAGGCTGCCTTACGGCGGCAGCGACTCCATGAACAGGGGCTGCTCCAGCAGTGGCATGCTGCTGCTGGTCAAGATCATCCCGCCTGGGTACACCAGTTGGTGTTGGCGGCGGATCAGTTCGTGGTGGGGCGAACGGTGGCCGGGACGCCCGGTAAAACAGTAATCGCAGGCTATCCCTGGTTTGGCGACTGGGGCCGCGATACCATGATTGCCCTGCCAGGACTTGCGATCGCAACCGGCCGTCCAGCCATAGCCCGGCCTATCCTCCGTACCTTTGCCCAATACCTAGATCAGGGCATGCTGCCCAATCTATTCCCAGAGGCGGGGGAATCCCCTGGCTACAACACCGTTGATGCCATCCTCTGGTACTTCGAAGCCCTGCGCGCCTACTACCAAGCCAGCCAGGATCAGGCTCTGCTGGCAGAACTGTTTCCCGCCTTGGCCGAGGTAATTGAGTGGCACCAACGGGGCAGCCGCTACCAGATCCATCTAGACAGCGATGGGTTAATCTACGCTGGCGAACCCGGAGTCCAGCTCACCTGGATGGACGCCAAGGTCGACGACTGGGTCGTCACCCCCCGTATTGGCAAACCCATCGAAATCAGCGCCCTCTGGTATAACGCCCTGGTGGCCATGGCCCAGTTTGCCCCAGTTCTCGGTAAATCAGCGACGCCTTACCAGCAGCTAGCCGAGCAAACGCGACAGGGCTTCCAGCGCTTCTGGCCAGGAAACCGGGGTTACTGCTATGACGTGTTGGACGGCCCTGAGGGCGATGATACCTCCCTGCGCCCCAACCAGATCGTTGCCGTGGCCCTGCCTGCCTCGGAGCTACTAGGGCCAAGTCTGCTATCTCCTGTCCAACAGCGGGCAGTTGTCGATAGTGTGGCCCAGCACCTAGTGACGTCCTACGGTTTGCGATCGCTCGCCGCCGATGCCCCGCAATACCAAGGGCACTATGGCGGCGATCGCTGGCAGCGAGACGGAGCCTACCATCAGGGGCCAGTCTGGGGCTGGCTGATCGGCCCCTTTGTCCAGGCCCATCTCAAGGTGTATGGTGATTCGTCCCTGGCCCGCCGCTTCCTAGCGCCCCTGGCCGATCACCTCAGCGATGGCTGCATCGGCAGCCTCAGCGAGATCTTCGACGGCGATCCACCCCATCGTCCCCGCGGCGCCTTCGCTCAAGCCTGGACCGTGGCGGAAGTGCTGCGAGCCTATCGACTCACTGTAGAGGCGCCAAGGGAGTATCAAGCGACGACCGGACTTGATATGACCTGA
- a CDS encoding glycoside hydrolase family 13 protein yields the protein MSSSSHAMPQPWWEEGVIYQIYPLTFADGNGDGTGDLRGIIARLDYLNDGDPDSETCLGIDAIWLSPINQSPMIDNGYDVVDYTDICPIFGTLADFDELLDQAHQRGIKIVMDLVVNHTSNQHSWFLESASSRDHPKADWYLWQDAWEGRDLPNNWQSYFGGTGWTYAEERGQFYFHTFNENQPDLNWQNPEVRAAIYDIIRFWLDRGVDGFRLDASSAYSQDPYFRDNPLKYGASDKNAYNNYHHLYDRNLPENHQIIKEIRAILEEYGDRLLIGETFIDNRLYDSIVFYGVNNDELHFPLTFEFPFSPWYPGYLQRQIEKTEKVTPVGAWPTYFLDNHDIPRHLSRWIECSLCVDSVAIAKAAATLLLTVRGTPILYYGQELGMVDNTEIPANKLQDRAVVKSGTGETPPPRDGARTPMQWDDFPQAGFSFGRDVDPWLPVHTNYHQLNVQAALQDPDSILTFYRQLIQVRRRSGALRRGQWRPLIHYPHEHLAYVRETEAETVLVLINFSYEKPLELDVLVNREAWTVLLSTTYKTGKLIDLPDTLQPFEVSIVQKLA from the coding sequence ATGAGCAGTTCATCCCATGCCATGCCCCAGCCCTGGTGGGAAGAGGGAGTGATTTACCAAATTTATCCCCTCACCTTTGCCGATGGGAATGGAGATGGCACGGGCGATCTGCGCGGTATCATTGCCCGATTGGATTACTTAAATGATGGGGATCCTGACAGCGAAACCTGCCTGGGGATCGATGCCATCTGGCTGTCACCGATTAACCAATCCCCTATGATTGATAACGGCTATGACGTTGTTGACTACACCGATATTTGCCCCATCTTTGGCACCCTGGCGGACTTCGATGAGCTGCTGGATCAGGCTCACCAGAGGGGCATCAAAATTGTCATGGATCTGGTGGTGAATCACACCTCGAATCAGCATTCCTGGTTTCTAGAGTCCGCCAGCAGCCGTGATCACCCCAAGGCCGATTGGTATCTGTGGCAAGATGCCTGGGAGGGACGGGATTTGCCCAACAATTGGCAGTCTTATTTCGGTGGCACTGGCTGGACCTATGCTGAAGAACGGGGACAGTTTTACTTCCATACCTTCAATGAAAACCAGCCGGATTTAAACTGGCAAAATCCTGAGGTCAGGGCTGCCATCTATGACATCATTCGCTTCTGGTTGGACCGCGGCGTGGATGGCTTTCGTTTAGATGCCTCCAGTGCCTATAGCCAAGACCCCTATTTCCGAGATAATCCGTTGAAGTATGGGGCCTCTGACAAAAATGCCTATAACAACTACCATCACCTCTACGATAGGAATTTGCCGGAGAATCATCAGATTATCAAAGAGATTCGCGCCATTTTAGAGGAATATGGCGATCGGCTGCTGATTGGAGAAACCTTTATCGACAATCGCCTCTACGATTCGATTGTTTTCTATGGGGTCAATAACGATGAACTCCATTTTCCCCTGACCTTTGAATTTCCCTTTAGTCCCTGGTATCCGGGCTACCTGCAGCGGCAGATCGAGAAAACGGAGAAAGTGACGCCAGTAGGGGCCTGGCCTACCTATTTTCTAGACAACCACGACATTCCTCGCCACCTCTCTCGCTGGATCGAGTGCAGTCTGTGCGTGGATTCGGTGGCTATCGCCAAGGCGGCGGCCACGTTGCTGCTGACGGTGCGGGGCACGCCGATTCTCTACTACGGTCAGGAGCTGGGCATGGTGGATAATACCGAGATCCCGGCCAATAAGCTGCAGGATCGGGCCGTGGTCAAGAGTGGCACCGGAGAAACGCCGCCGCCCCGGGATGGGGCCCGCACGCCGATGCAATGGGATGATTTTCCCCAGGCTGGGTTTAGTTTTGGCAGGGATGTAGACCCCTGGCTGCCGGTCCATACCAACTATCACCAGCTGAATGTACAGGCGGCGCTGCAGGATCCAGATTCAATTTTGACCTTTTACCGGCAATTGATTCAGGTCCGTAGGCGGAGTGGGGCGCTGCGCCGGGGCCAGTGGCGTCCGCTTATCCACTATCCCCACGAGCATCTGGCCTATGTGCGGGAGACCGAGGCAGAGACGGTGCTGGTTTTGATCAACTTTTCCTATGAAAAACCTCTAGAGCTAGATGTGTTGGTGAACCGAGAGGCCTGGACAGTGCTGCTATCCACCACCTACAAGACTGGTAAGCTGATTGACCTGCCTGATACTCTACAACCGTTTGAGGTCTCCATTGTGCAGAAATTAGCGTGA